CAGCAAAAGCATTGCTCGGCCATTTCACAGTAGCTGGTTTGATTTCTGCCCTGTGGCTGTTTACTCGCACCGTGCTGTTTGGACCCCCTGAGGGAGCTTAAGGAGGGGTGAGGgccacaagagagagagagagagagagagagagtagagacaGTACAGGCTTTAAAGCCCCTTTAATGCTGAGACGGCACTAGAATTTTAACAGCTTGAACACTGTTATTACTGTTTGCCAGGCAGAGTTtgaatgacattttattttatttttgatatgtTGCTTTGAGGAGAAGTCGGCTAAGTGTGCGAACATATTGGAGCTGCATTGGGGGAATGCGATTATGAAACTGTGCCGTTATGCACTGTCATGTTGGATGTGTGCTATTGTGTGGCTGCGCCCCATCTGAATAGATAAATATTCCTTCTGACAACACGTTTCCTCAGCCTTTATTGTAATCTCTAAAAGGATGTGATTTCACTATTCAGCGCCTGAACATGACAGCAAACCAAGCTGTTGCATTTGGTGTTGTCGACTGGATGTGTACATGTGTCGGAGTTTGTGAGgaaaggagacagaggaggaagaggaggaggagaaaaaagaagggatggttcagggaggaaaggagagaaCTTGCCTGTCTCTGCTGTgatccctctttctttttcttgccaTGTTTGCTGGAGGGGACAAAAGAAAGACAATGTCAGGATGTCGAATCTATCTCTCCCTCCAGTGGTCACAGGGAAGCATTGCCTGGCAGTTCATCATAAAGAGAACACCAACTTAATCTACTTGCCCTGTCTCAAACACAGCCCCCAGGTGCTAGATGTGTTAGGATCTTAGAAGATTGGAAAGATATAAGCAAGATGATGGATCCATCATCTTCATGATCTATTGGATTATCCACTTGGAAATCTCTTGCTTCACCACTTTTAATCATCTTGCTTCGGACCTATGCAGTGCTGTTTAtagatttaatttaaatgaGATATCattatctctctctttcaagCTGACTAGCTCCAAAATCACAACCCCACACTCCTAACCAAATCAAATCGGGGCGCGGCAGCTACGCCAGCTTGGCCATGCAGGTGTCGGTGCCAGGGATGGGCTCGGGCCTCAGCTCCAGTCCCTGGCACAGACCCGCCTGGCAGAGCACAGCCGGCCACGGGCCGGGCACTGACCTGACACTGAGGCTGAAGACGCGGCGCGCCACCAGGAACCTCATTAGGTAGTAGATGACCACGATGAGCACCAGCAGGCCCAGCACCACCCCGATGATGGCGCCTGTGATCACGCCAGCCTGGATGGGCACTGTTGGGGGCGAAGGAAAGGTTGTGTGAAAGGAAGTGTTGGAAGGTGCGGGAGAGAGAATTTGAAAGTGGAAAGTGACAGAGAGAGGTTGGTGAGTGCCATGTGAAGGAGAAACCGTTAATGAGAGCGGGAGAAGGCAAGATGTCACGGGAAGGGAGGAATTgacaggagaggaagaggagaaacaaaacaagacggAAAAGGGAATAAGAGATGAAAGACAAATAGTCAAGgaaaaataaaggttgaatgaaaGATGAAGAAAACAAGTGCAGTAGAGGCAGAGAAGGAGATGAAGTGGAGGAGAGGTGAAGGtgagagcagagaaagagagagaggaggtgggGAAAGGGACAAGACGGTGGAAGACAATggacaaaggggaaaaaaagagagagatggaaggaGAAGGTGAGAAAAGAAGTGAAAGGGAGGCAGTGATGGCAATCTCAAATAGAGAAAGAGATAAAATTGTAACTGATCTCAATTAGCGGGAAGTGCAAAGAATTCCAAGCGAAGCTGCGCACAGCGAATGGTCTGAACACAGCACTCACTTTAGTCTAATGCACAGCGCAAATTGAGATTAATTTCAGAGTTTGGAATGATTTGAAACAACAATTGAGAACAGTTGGCTTCTGACGAAGaaaatttccccaaaatgtgCCATATGAGCTCAGTGGAAAGCTAATGAGCAGACACAGATGTAAGACAACACAGGCATTAGACTGTACATGCTGGGGGAAATAGATTTGGCTGAGGAAACCCCCACTGGACTCTCCCTGTCCTCCCTCCCGTCTCACCCTTCTCAAAGACCAGCAGGCGCACGCTGGAGGGCCGGCCCACTATGTCAGGGGGGTTCTTGGCATCGCAGGTGAAGGTGCCGTTGTCAGTGTAGTCCAGGTTCTTGATCAGGATGGAGCCATCGCGGCGGCCCGGGTTCCCCACAAACTCCACCCGGTCCCTGAACGGTCCCTTGTTGTCCACATAGGCCACACCACCGGTGTAGTGGAAGATCTggaacagacagagaggacatgGGACTGTTTATGCACGTGGTGTCACCATGACATGCAGTTAATCTCAAGAACAACTGCATCTGAGAGTTTTTTGTGGTTGTCATCAGCGGTGGAAGAAGATCAGGTCATTTTTCATATAATGTATTAAATGTCCTGTAACAGCCAAggagactaacagtgaaaacaaCACTAGTTTTAGATGGGTCCAATTTTCCCCGCGCAGTCACAGAATGATTTGTGGCAGGTAGATGTTACTATAGTTacacattctgatgggtcacaggTTTTGACTGGCAAAGATGGCTGCCAGTGGAAACAACAGCTAGCAGTGAGTtcttcaaaacctttctttttagttaactctgtgtacacaaacaatgttctcaatgccgAGTTCATGTGctgagcccctggtgatacttagagcaaagtctcatgttgtgtcgagccttgttagtgttttaaaaatagggaTTTTAATGCGATCATAGTAttgcccctagctctcccattcaaaaggccatttgatcGAAAAACAAGAATACGGTTAATCTTAAATGTGGCGCTTCtgtcctaaatatgcttttaaatgaaagtttgacttgggtatatttaaaaagaaaaacaccctaggttgcattttggcgagactTGCTCTTTAAGGTCTTGAAGTTCTAATACCACActctaaaaaaataatagtcctgcattgaaaatgttacctaatttaaaatatgtaagtttcatcaggaaaatgtactaaaaaacttaaaagtaaaagtacttaatgcagaaaaatcctcacattttagaaagtcaaacagttgtgtttaatggtctaattatttcagctggacttataATGTTGgttagtttcatttataatgaaacatctgattttataaactaaatgtGCAAGTGTGCAGagatcttaatttgtaaagtaactaaagctgtcagatgaatgtagtggcgtacaagtagaaagtggcatgaaaagaaaagacttgaaTAAAGcacaaatttgtacttaagtacagtatttgagtaaatgtccttggttacattccaccactggttgtTATCCAGAAGTAGTTTGTATTTTACATGTAGGTCCAATTTAGCTTTTTCTTTGGAGGCTTATAGGTTGCTGCAGCGTGTAGTGGTGGGAGTTAAGTTCAGTGTTTTAGTCATGTAAGAGTCTAGTCTGCATCAAGAAGGAGTGCTGGGTATCAAACCATAATACCTTTTTGGCACCAAATGACATGTGTCTGAAGCACTGAGTATTGAAACCTGTCAAATACTGAAGGTTGGAATCAAATCTGCTCATATTACTAATAGTATTTCCATTATTAAACGTGCTTGTTTGTACTGTATTAAACAGTTGCTGATTTAGACAAAGGTGAAGGGCAACATTGGCATTCATTTAGAGTCGTGGTCGAGGGGTACAGCTGGGGTGAGCAGGGCTAAGTGTTGATAAAACAGAATTtacactgaaagaaaaaaaacagtaaaaaaaaaattggaaattgaaaaagaaaaagaaaattaccaGTACCTTTTACGTTAAGTTTACGGATATTCCTGTtaattgaaaaattgacaatTCTGTAAATTTACAGTATATCCTCTGTACCTTTAATGAACATTTCCAGAAAAACACCTGTGAAAGATCATTACAGAAAACATGTACGAGGTCAAGGTGAAATTTGGTTGACATTTTGGTAAACgattaatttaaattttcagCACAGTTCTGATTGAAGGTTTGAGGACTGTGAAAGTCTTGCATGAATTACACCTTTTACATGATGTGaacatgtcagaaaaaaacacaaacgacatttaaaaaaaggacaaatgcaCCATGAAAACTGACATATGAAACTGTAAATGTGTCCCGGCATGTGAAGAAATGAGCGACAGAAGataagtggggaaaaaaagaaaacggagAAGAGAAATCCAGTTTCAAAGTGAGGGCACTGCGGGAGACGGATGAAAGCGAAGGAGGTGAAGGGAGGAGATAATGAGATAGGAGGGGAGGGACAAAGAAGGCAGGGCGAGGGGGGAGGAGATTAAGGGAGGTGGACAGAGGGAGGCGCAGTCAGGACGGGGAGATAGAGAGATTAGAGAGATGGCAGGACGATAAGGGCAGGCTGAGTGAAATTAAAGAGCAGGAGGCAGCGAGAGGACTGGGAGGATTAGTTGGTAGGAGAGTAAGTTTCTGTGTGCTTGTTGTTGCCTTCTTCCTGTTGAAACTAGGGCTGCACCAAATGAGGAAAATACGCGATAACGTTGAATTTCAGGATAATGATATTAtttgcgataaataaacagatgttaaaatgtactcagttctgcctttcttCAGCTTTCAGAAATATGCTAAAATACAGCAAATGgcttgttgaattaaaaaaaagaagaaaaaaaacattattttaaaggagaattctggtcaatttcaacatgtagctctgttttttttaatgtggagtgctgtcagtcgcgagacaaatgaaaacaatcggtacTGTCTACACCGAGTTAACCTCCTGCTGGAGTTAGCACCCAACCGGCTTAAACAGGCtttaagttttaaacatgttttagcttctaaaaatataaaaaattcattacaagtgcctacccatgtgcagttatttCTTCCAAGACTTCCaagactgcagtagatgtgacagaaaggcatgaaagttgtgttaattcagcgaGTGCACATACCGCTGTttatttcctgtcaaaacatgcctttctgtcacatctactgcagtaaAATTccctgtgttcactcggaaggaatcactgcacatggttaGGCACTGTTGTCAACCCATGTTTTGTccctttgtgtttgtgcattgtCTGTTTAAGCcagtttaagcctgttgggtgctaactccagcaggaggataactcggtgtagacagcaccgattgttttcattcgtctcgctactgacagcactccacatttgaaaaaaaacatgttgaaatcgaccctaattctcctttaatgtgcgaattgaacattgaattgaacacGAAAAAGCATAATTGAAAAAGaatgatatttatattttaaagtggAGTTTTCTCCTGATACTCCGTTTTAACtgacacaaacaacaaacttgGCTATAAGATTCCGTTCTCATGCACTGTCTTGTACTTGGGTCATATTTCACTTGTAATATTGAAGATGGACCCATACCTTGTAAATATACTCCTTACAGCAGCTAAGAAAGCCATTACCAAAAGCTGGTATAAGAATAGtttatatccacgacgttccacttccaggattgctctcaTTCTGTCGGAATTCTGCCAGAAATCACTCTTTTCGGATGTCCGttgccttcctctttctttgtgttggtattctaacctctggtggatttctgaggactatggttaactggtcctcagaNNNNNNNNNNgtaaatccaaacagctagctagactatctgtccaatctgagttttctgtcacacgaataaaactacttttgaacgtacacgttccaccaaaacaagttccttcctgatgctattttgcagaggcattgTGGCTCCGTCTGGTGCTTAGTACCGCGAAGACGAtggggattggtttaaagaaatgccagttaACAAGAGCACttattctcccatcccggaatgctgtgtggactagccagaccctcctacacagcgctgtggaggaaggtccgacaatgcgagactagtaTACAAGAAATAAGGACAATGGACAGGTTGACCTTGTATTTAAACTAAACATAAGGACACTGGCTCACAGCTTGGACTCATTAGTGGATAAAGCATCTACCTGAAatggaaacattttatttcGATTTTTGAGGCTATCATCACCTTTCCTCACAGACCCGGTTtcctatttatttaaaaaaaaattctacttaATATTCACAAATTGAAGTAACTGTGTACAGTTGTAATGTACTatgaattaaaaagaagaagaaaaaagtgtcTTTTGCAATGTGTCGCAGGCTTTCACAATATGTTTATTGCAGCAGTTAAAGTATATCATATATAAAAACTatgtattgtgcagccctagttaatACACAAATCctgcacttcttttttttctgtcctgtaAATGTTGGATTAAAccaggattgttttttttttaatgatttgcaAGTATCCCGTTCTGGAAGAGTGCTCTGAAAATAACTCAAAATGTTGGCATCCTGTAGCAAAAAAATGACCAGCAATGTTAAAATCCCAGAGATCCTGATATTAAAGCATCAAATAGAGTTGGCAAGTGATCCCAAATCAatgagatgattttttttttatagtttcaaGGACTTCTCCAGCTAGAAATCATGTAACATTAGTACACCCCGCCTCCCTCTCTTTGACTACATTTCTGTTCTACTTGGTGCCTGGTAGGGGAGGAGATGgtgcaaacaaaaaaagtctttttggCAGAGGACACAGCCATTGTTGCCAACAGCAAAGCCAACAGCAAACAATGTTTTTGCATTTCCTTCTTGAATATTAATGTGTATCTTCTTGAATGTGGAAACAGGTTAACATCAAGAGGGAGTACAGAACATGATAATTTCATTTAGGGAGATATGGAGAAAACTCCTACTCCCTCTGGTGTACCTCCCCTTACTTATTCCTGctaaatatctggctctttagctgctaaatgcccCACAATCCTCTtcttatactttttttttttagctttttcataaccattcatacacatacacacagacacccctattatatctatattctttcaatttattttatgtctttgtttgtacctaatgcttgttttttttaaattccatgcTTACTTGTGTATAATTTGTAGATTTCAGGACGTTATTTCTTTAGGTGAGATTCCttctataaaaaatgttttttatctgttgtgtttctgttgcCTTGGTCTTattgtgcaaaataaatactaaaaccaAGGGCGTAGGTTTTGTTTCAACACTAGTAACCGGAGGGTCTGGGGGAAATTTTTTGAgcgtcaaacacttcatttcttACATTCTGGAGAATTTTTTTGAGATAATTTAtagtgcaaatgtctttatttatgtgaaGGAAGTTATTATTCTCCTGTATTGGTCAAAACTTTCTGCATATTCAAAACATCACACGTGcttctggatgttttttaaggaactatgtactgtacagttcaacagtcaacaacaaaTCTATTAGAGAATGAGACCTTGTTAAAGTTTACATCTacataaaagacatttaaaatcaCATAACATCACATCACTTTATTTTTCACGCTCTTGActtgtgttctttaaccccccagagaagcacacacacacacaactgtttgtttttcGTGCATATTTTGAGTCCACCCCGGTTATTTTTTACCTCTTTTGGGGAGCGGGTTGTTTCCTGCTGCGTCTGATAGCAGCACAGATGAGGGCATGAGAGCGGATCAAAAGAGCAAAGCTGCgggctgtaaaaccaaaactaaGAGCTTCTGGATGAAAGTAACATGAAGGCACTTTTTGTAGAGCAATGATTTAAATCATGCTTGTTCCGTGACAATGTCATCAAATGCAGCTTTAATGTGGATGTGACTAATTTGTTAGATATTTACCAATGGTTGCTTGAATGTGACAGAAAAGAATATTTTCTTTACAGGATAATGCCATGGCCGTGTATGCCTGTGAAGTGTCACacttatcatatatatatatatatatatNNNNNNNNNNatatatatatatatatatatatataggacagcttagacataaAAAGGGAGAGTAATAGGTAatagtaatacattttatttgcaacACACTTTATATTTAAGCAAATGCTACATAAAGATGCTAAGGAGAAAAGAGTATTAaactaaaagaaacaaacaaaaatacaaggaAAGGGGTAAGAAATCAGCCAAAAGCTCTGATTAAAAGGGGGGTCttgaatgacatgcagtaaagggctgGAGGTCGGAACCGAACGTGCAACCGCTACGGTGAGGACTGATTCGCTTTTAtgtgggcgcacgctctaccaggtgagccacCCATGCACCCCaccagttctttttttaatgtaataagATTTTGACATGATATAGCCAGTAAAggctttttaattattttatgcaaAGAGAGTACCTTGGTACTTCTTTTCTCTTATCAATCGGTAGActttagagcagtggttcttaacctgggttcgatcgaaccccaggggttcggtgagtcagtctcaggggttcggcggaggtcaagacacacacccaactcatatgattcgtgatgacacgccccgcttggccatcatcagaagagttcggtgaacgcgcatatgaaactggtgggggtcagtacctccaacaaggttaagaaccactgctttagagtgtagagtttgtgtgtgtaggtattTGTGTCTTACAGAGATGCTGTCCCGGGCGCCGTCAGGCCTGTATGTCCAGGAGAAGGTGACTTCCTCCGAGGTCCAGCGCCAGGAGAAGAAGGAGCAAGAAAGCCGGACGTCGCCGCCCACCAGGGCGTGGCGCTCCCAGCCGGTGTAAATCATAATGGCCTGGGACTGCTCAGGCACTGGGAGACAGAAAAGCAG
The sequence above is drawn from the Etheostoma spectabile isolate EspeVRDwgs_2016 chromosome 12, UIUC_Espe_1.0, whole genome shotgun sequence genome and encodes:
- the mpz gene encoding myelin protein P0 isoform X4, with translation MLTFLALASVALLGIVPEQSQAIMIYTGWERHALVGGDVRLSCSFFSWRWTSEEVTFSWTYRPDGARDSISIFHYTGGVAYVDNKGPFRDRVEFVGNPGRRDGSILIKNLDYTDNGTFTCDAKNPPDIVGRPSSVRLLVFEKVPIQAGVITGAIIGVVLGLLVLIVVIYYLMRFLVARRVFSLSVSKHGKKKKEGSQQRQIKV
- the mpz gene encoding myelin protein P0 isoform X2: MLTFLALASVALLGIVPEQSQAIMIYTGWERHALVGGDVRLSCSFFSWRWTSEEVTFSWTYRPDGARDSISIFHYTGGVAYVDNKGPFRDRVEFVGNPGRRDGSILIKNLDYTDNGTFTCDAKNPPDIVGRPSSVRLLVFEKVPIQAGVITGAIIGVVLGLLVLIVVIYYLMRFLVARRVFSLSVSKHGKKKKEGSQQRQGPVPAADPSKIKV
- the mpz gene encoding myelin protein P0 isoform X3 is translated as MLTFLALASVALLGIVPEQSQAIMIYTGWERHALVGGDVRLSCSFFSWRWTSEEVTFSWTYRPDGARDSISIFHYTGGVAYVDNKGPFRDRVEFVGNPGRRDGSILIKNLDYTDNGTFTCDAKNPPDIVGRPSSVRLLVFEKVPIQAGVITGAIIGVVLGLLVLIVVIYYLMRFLVARRVFSLSVSKHGKKKKEGSQQRQLWTPPPLTCYPLP
- the mpz gene encoding myelin protein P0 isoform X1 gives rise to the protein MLTFLALASVALLGIVPEQSQAIMIYTGWERHALVGGDVRLSCSFFSWRWTSEEVTFSWTYRPDGARDSISIFHYTGGVAYVDNKGPFRDRVEFVGNPGRRDGSILIKNLDYTDNGTFTCDAKNPPDIVGRPSSVRLLVFEKVPIQAGVITGAIIGVVLGLLVLIVVIYYLMRFLVARRVFSLSVSKHGKKKKEGSQQRQGPVPAADPSKVKAAASEKKKQESRKDKK